In one Silene latifolia isolate original U9 population chromosome 10, ASM4854445v1, whole genome shotgun sequence genomic region, the following are encoded:
- the LOC141606598 gene encoding AT-hook motif nuclear-localized protein 6-like yields the protein MDVKEDISSGNRMRSDGAGAPQSYSMGPRVENPSARNQLGAPTIADFAQPVHLPGANMNMPTDIKKRKGRPRKYDSDGVRAPTLSPMPISASIPLTGDFSGWKQPKARPYPVIKKAHKMEFEKTGERLPSLGANFTPHVMTVSAGEDITMKILSFSRQSPRAICVLSASGSISNVTLRQPNCPGGTLTHQGSFEILSLSGSFAPTDNGIVKSRTGGMSILLAAPDGGVLGGGLAGILTAGSPVQVVIGSFLHGHHQEQNPKKPRRESVEPVIPAVVNPVQGGGYGPQRFNFASPTFAQDPRDPNGDNNAFVSEEDTDDDEDGSPLNLEISG from the exons ATGGATGTTAAAGAGGATATAAGTAGTGGGAATAGAATGAGAAGTGATGGAGCTGGAGCTCCTCAAAGCTATAGTATGGGACCTAGGGTTGAAAACCCGAGTGCCCGTAATCAGCTTGGAGCTCCAACTATAGCCGATTTTGCGCAACCGGTACATTTACCAGGAGCAAACATGAACATGCCCACTGATATAAAGAAGAGAAAGGGTAGACCTAGAAAATATGACTCTGATGGTGTTAGAGCTCCTACATTGTCGCCAATGCCGATTTCAGCTTCTATTCCTCTTACTGGAGACTTTTCGGGTTGGAAACAACCTAAAGCTAGACCGTATCCCGTCATAAAGAAGGCACACAAAATGGAGTTTGAAAAAACAG GTGAACGATTGCCTTCCCTTGGTGCAAATTTCACACCCCATGTGATGACAGTGAGTGCAGGGGag GATATTACGATGAAGATCTTATCATTTTCCCGGCAATCACCACGTGCTATATGTGTTCTTTCTGCAAGTGGTTCGATATCAAATGTAACTCTTCGTCAGCCTAACTGTCCTGGAGGCACTCTAACCCATCAA GGAAGTTTCGAGATACTTTCTTTATCGGGATCTTTTGCACCTACTGACAACGGTATAGTGAAGAGCAGAACTGGGGGTATGAGTATCTTATTAGCAGCACCTGATGGCGGTGTGCTGGGTGGAGGACTTGCTGGTATACTTACTGCCGGTAGTCCCGTGCAG GTGGTGATAGGAAGTTTTTTGCACGGCCACCATCAAGAacaaaatcccaaaaaaccgAGGCGTGAATCTGTGGAACCCGTTATACCAGCCGTGGTCAACCCGGTCCAAGGAGGAGGCTATGGACCACAAAGGTTTAACTTTGCATCCCCAACCTTTGCCCAAGACCCACGGGACCCTAATGGCGACAATAATGCATTCGTCTCAGAAGAAGACACTGACGATGATGAAGACGGCAGTCCTCTAAACTTGGAAATTTCCGGATGA